One genomic window of Paenisporosarcina antarctica includes the following:
- a CDS encoding aconitate hydratase, producing the protein MQLNVAQKLIKAHLVSGEMIQGTEIGLKIDQTLTQDATGTMVMLELEAMGLERAKTEVSAQYVDHNVIQVDHKNPDDHLFLQSATRRFGLYYSRPGNGVSHPIHMQRLAKPGKTLLGSDSHTCANGCMGMLAMGAGGIDVAMAIAGEPFYVRMPKIWGIKLTGKLADWVSAKDVILELLRRHDVKGGVGKIIEYYGPGLENLSAMDRHVIANMGAELGATTSVFPSDVEIQRFLKEQDREDDWLELVADKGATYDIDEEINLSEVVPLIAQPSSPGNVVPVSAIEGTPIYQSYIGSSANPGYRDFAIVAQIVNGKQIADDISFDINPTSRQLLTDLVKEGHIASLLQSGARLHQAGCNGCIGMGQAPATGRNSLRTTPRNFPGRSGTKEDSVYLCSPETAAVSALTGKITDPRTMDFKYPKVKDPKKPTIDINLLEEPLPLEKARAVELHKGPNISSIPQLDEMPDHLVIPVLLKMGDNISTDEILAGGARVLPFRSNIPEISKFAFEIIDKTYYKRGMESVSQGGHAIVGGTNYGQGSSREHAALAPRHLGLRVALVKDFARIHWQNLINFGVLPVTFVNADDYDKISNGDVLEISNLRYSLNQGREFPITIKGKNYLIRVQHALSERHLEIVLKGGLINWIRDKQKNVTNI; encoded by the coding sequence ATGCAATTAAATGTTGCCCAAAAATTAATAAAAGCCCATTTAGTATCTGGTGAAATGATTCAAGGCACTGAAATTGGATTGAAAATTGACCAAACTTTAACTCAAGATGCTACGGGAACAATGGTTATGCTAGAACTAGAAGCAATGGGATTAGAACGTGCGAAAACAGAAGTATCCGCTCAATATGTTGACCATAATGTAATTCAAGTTGACCACAAAAACCCTGATGACCATCTCTTTTTGCAAAGTGCAACACGACGTTTCGGATTATATTATAGTCGTCCAGGGAATGGTGTGAGCCATCCTATTCATATGCAAAGACTTGCCAAACCAGGTAAAACATTACTTGGCTCAGATAGTCACACATGTGCAAATGGTTGTATGGGAATGCTTGCCATGGGAGCGGGTGGTATTGATGTAGCAATGGCTATTGCAGGTGAACCTTTTTACGTAAGAATGCCTAAGATATGGGGAATTAAGTTAACAGGAAAATTAGCTGATTGGGTCAGTGCCAAGGACGTCATTTTAGAATTGTTACGGAGACATGATGTAAAAGGTGGGGTAGGTAAAATCATAGAGTATTATGGTCCAGGCCTTGAAAATTTAAGTGCGATGGATCGCCATGTGATTGCAAACATGGGAGCCGAGTTAGGTGCTACTACATCTGTTTTTCCTTCTGACGTTGAAATACAACGTTTCTTAAAGGAACAAGATAGAGAAGATGATTGGTTGGAACTCGTTGCCGATAAAGGGGCAACATATGATATCGATGAGGAAATTAACTTATCTGAAGTAGTCCCACTTATTGCACAACCATCTAGTCCCGGAAATGTAGTGCCTGTGTCAGCAATTGAAGGTACACCGATTTACCAATCGTATATTGGGTCATCAGCCAATCCTGGATATCGTGATTTTGCGATTGTCGCTCAAATTGTTAATGGAAAACAAATAGCAGATGATATTTCTTTCGACATTAATCCAACCTCGAGACAATTATTAACCGATTTAGTAAAAGAAGGCCATATCGCTAGTTTACTTCAGTCAGGAGCTCGTTTACACCAAGCTGGTTGTAATGGGTGTATCGGAATGGGACAAGCACCAGCAACAGGTCGCAACAGTTTACGGACAACTCCCCGTAATTTCCCTGGACGTTCAGGAACGAAAGAAGACAGCGTTTATTTATGTAGTCCTGAAACAGCAGCCGTTTCGGCATTAACAGGGAAAATAACAGATCCTAGAACAATGGACTTTAAATATCCCAAAGTAAAAGATCCTAAGAAACCAACCATTGATATTAATTTATTAGAAGAACCGTTGCCGTTAGAAAAAGCTAGGGCAGTTGAACTCCACAAAGGACCAAATATCTCATCAATCCCACAATTGGACGAAATGCCTGATCATTTAGTCATTCCAGTGTTATTGAAAATGGGTGATAACATTTCCACCGATGAAATCCTTGCAGGTGGTGCACGTGTCCTACCATTCAGAAGTAATATTCCTGAAATCAGTAAATTCGCTTTCGAGATTATTGATAAAACCTACTATAAGCGTGGGATGGAAAGTGTGAGTCAAGGAGGTCATGCAATAGTGGGTGGCACCAATTATGGACAAGGGTCAAGTCGTGAACATGCTGCTTTGGCACCAAGACACCTAGGATTACGTGTGGCTCTAGTCAAAGACTTTGCCCGAATTCATTGGCAAAATTTAATTAACTTTGGCGTATTACCGGTCACATTTGTTAATGCAGACGATTACGACAAAATCAGTAATGGAGACGTTCTGGAGATATCAAATTTGAGATATAGCCTTAATCAAGGAAGAGAGTTTCCAATTACGATTAAAGGGAAAAATTATTTAATTCGTGTGCAACATGCTCTGTCTGAACGTCATTTAGAAATTGTATTAAAAGGCGGATTAATTAACTGGATAAGAGACAAGCAAAAGAATGTCACAAATATATAA
- the shc gene encoding squalene--hopene cyclase, translating into MSNTPSDEIKRIVSILKKDQSDVGTWEYPFETGIITDAYMIILLRSLTIDDEEELIKELVDRILSKQEDSGAWKLFYDEDGNVSATIEAYYALLYSGYCSDKEVRMQAARHFILSNGGIDKSSSLTKIMLAVTGQIPWSKMFNLPIEFVLLPLSFPLNFFDFSVYGRANIAPLMILTDKKYTIKTNKSPNISDLYTSKHTRWDEEYVTRVLLKEWSPFLSLIQKKVEDLIGLPKQIQELAVDKTKQYMLERIEPDGTLYSYFTSTFLLIFALLSLGYKKDEPAVIHAINGLKSMKCQVDGKTHMQFTTPTIWNTALISYAMQEAGVSESDPVIKKANRFLATRQHYKFGDWVIHSPQSLPGGWGFSNINTMNPDIDDTTASLRAICKTVNINTNVHTSWDRGIKWVFSMQNDDGGWPSFEKGVNKSILSMIPIEDAEYLLADPSSADLTGRTLEFFGNFTNLKKSHDSIKLGVNWLFDHQEPNGSWYGRWGICYIYGSWAAITGLVAAGISQDHSSIRKSLKWLRDIQNPDGGWGESCKSDKMKTYVPLGASTLTHTAWALDALIAAEDKVTPEIVNGINYILKNNDKVDWTTAYLKGQGMAGSFYIHYHGYRYIFPLLALAHYQKKFANDSHTKNS; encoded by the coding sequence GTGAGCAATACCCCGTCAGACGAAATTAAACGAATTGTGAGTATCTTGAAGAAAGATCAATCTGATGTAGGAACTTGGGAATACCCATTTGAAACAGGTATTATAACGGATGCCTATATGATTATTTTATTGCGTTCATTAACTATTGATGATGAAGAAGAATTAATAAAGGAGCTAGTAGATAGGATATTAAGCAAACAAGAAGACAGTGGAGCTTGGAAGTTGTTTTATGATGAAGATGGTAATGTTTCTGCCACTATCGAAGCCTATTATGCCCTTCTATATTCCGGCTATTGTTCTGACAAGGAAGTGCGAATGCAAGCTGCAAGGCATTTTATTTTATCAAATGGCGGAATAGACAAAAGTAGTTCACTAACAAAAATTATGCTAGCAGTAACTGGACAAATTCCATGGTCAAAAATGTTCAATTTGCCCATAGAATTTGTATTACTACCACTGTCATTTCCGTTAAACTTTTTTGACTTCTCGGTCTATGGAAGGGCGAATATCGCACCACTCATGATTCTCACTGATAAGAAATACACAATAAAAACAAATAAAAGTCCAAATATTTCAGATTTATATACGTCAAAACACACTCGGTGGGACGAAGAATATGTAACACGGGTCCTTTTAAAAGAATGGAGTCCTTTTCTTTCATTGATTCAAAAAAAAGTGGAGGACCTAATAGGTTTACCAAAGCAAATTCAGGAACTTGCGGTAGATAAGACTAAACAGTATATGTTGGAACGAATTGAACCGGATGGCACCTTATACAGTTATTTCACTTCGACATTTCTGCTAATTTTCGCTTTGCTTTCCCTTGGATATAAGAAAGACGAACCCGCGGTCATTCATGCGATAAACGGATTAAAGTCAATGAAATGTCAAGTTGACGGCAAGACGCATATGCAATTTACTACACCAACTATATGGAATACAGCTTTAATTAGTTATGCCATGCAAGAAGCGGGCGTCTCAGAATCAGATCCTGTAATTAAAAAAGCAAATCGATTTTTAGCAACACGACAGCATTATAAATTTGGGGACTGGGTCATACATAGTCCACAGAGTCTTCCAGGGGGATGGGGGTTCTCAAATATCAATACAATGAACCCAGATATTGACGATACTACTGCATCCTTAAGGGCTATCTGTAAAACAGTCAATATAAATACCAACGTTCATACGTCTTGGGACAGAGGAATCAAGTGGGTATTTTCAATGCAAAATGATGATGGAGGATGGCCATCATTCGAAAAAGGTGTAAATAAGAGCATTCTGTCTATGATTCCAATTGAAGATGCTGAATATTTACTTGCAGATCCATCGAGTGCAGATTTAACGGGAAGAACATTGGAGTTTTTCGGAAATTTTACTAACTTAAAGAAGAGTCATGACTCTATAAAGTTAGGTGTCAATTGGTTATTTGATCATCAAGAACCAAATGGATCATGGTACGGCAGATGGGGCATATGTTACATTTATGGCTCTTGGGCTGCTATTACCGGACTTGTTGCGGCAGGAATATCACAAGACCATTCTTCTATAAGAAAATCTCTCAAATGGCTACGTGATATCCAAAATCCGGATGGGGGTTGGGGAGAGTCTTGTAAAAGCGATAAAATGAAAACCTACGTCCCGCTAGGAGCCAGTACATTAACTCATACTGCTTGGGCATTGGATGCGCTTATTGCAGCAGAGGACAAAGTTACTCCAGAAATAGTAAACGGAATCAATTATATTTTAAAAAATAATGATAAAGTTGATTGGACAACAGCTTATCTAAAAGGCCAGGGAATGGCTGGTAGTTTCTATATTCATTATCATGGTTATCGATATATTTTTCCGCTGCTTGCACTTGCGCATTATCAAAAAAAATTCGCAAATGATAGCCATACGAAAAATTCATAG
- a CDS encoding YjcZ family sporulation protein: MSGYGGYGGGSAFALIVVLFILLIIVGAAFVSPGRGGVGY; this comes from the coding sequence ATGTCTGGATATGGTGGATATGGCGGTGGATCAGCCTTTGCGTTGATTGTTGTATTGTTTATCCTGCTTATCATTGTCGGAGCTGCTTTTGTTAGCCCTGGTCGTGGCGGTGTAGGTTATTAG
- a CDS encoding class I SAM-dependent methyltransferase produces the protein MLNKYLNFLAYFGIGGAHPGGFALTQSIMEDEIIQPFESVLDIGCGTGQTAAFLAQRFECQVTGIDNHPIMLEKARERFKNKEFRVKIIEGDAQNLNLADNSFDLIIAESIIAFTDISKTIAELARVLKSDGSLIMIEMTAEKLSDELQRKVFSLYGINEILNEEEWILKLQQAGFTKVEVINAPVDLIPSEINDINQSENINLDFYDLWDEHNTFIDQHPQLIGFRAFRCFLT, from the coding sequence ATGTTAAATAAATATTTAAATTTTTTGGCTTATTTTGGAATCGGAGGAGCTCATCCAGGTGGTTTTGCTCTAACTCAATCCATCATGGAAGATGAAATCATTCAACCATTTGAATCTGTGTTAGATATTGGATGTGGAACTGGTCAGACAGCAGCTTTCTTAGCTCAAAGGTTTGAGTGTCAAGTTACCGGGATAGATAATCACCCTATTATGTTAGAAAAAGCTAGAGAACGATTTAAAAATAAGGAATTCCGAGTCAAAATAATTGAAGGAGATGCACAAAATTTGAATCTTGCGGATAATTCCTTCGATTTAATAATTGCTGAATCTATTATCGCTTTTACCGATATTTCTAAAACGATAGCTGAACTAGCAAGAGTATTAAAAAGTGACGGAAGTTTGATCATGATTGAAATGACTGCAGAGAAATTGTCCGACGAATTACAAAGAAAAGTTTTTAGCCTTTACGGGATCAATGAAATATTAAATGAAGAAGAATGGATATTGAAGCTTCAACAAGCTGGATTTACTAAAGTAGAAGTAATTAATGCCCCAGTAGATCTGATTCCATCTGAAATTAACGATATTAATCAGTCCGAAAACATAAATCTTGATTTTTATGATTTATGGGATGAGCATAATACTTTTATTGATCAACATCCTCAACTCATTGGTTTTCGTGCGTTTAGGTGCTTCTTAACTTAA